One segment of Cynocephalus volans isolate mCynVol1 chromosome 8, mCynVol1.pri, whole genome shotgun sequence DNA contains the following:
- the KCNAB2 gene encoding voltage-gated potassium channel subunit beta-2, translating to MQVSFVCSEHSLKGRGPEERLGRPATSSPSLGTRGRFRAVAMVARSLGHLSVQSLPSAGDTVVKQPGMKYRNLGKSGLRVSCLGLGTWVTFGGQITDEMAEQLMTLAYDNGINLFDTAEVYAAGKAEVVLGNIIKKKGWRRSSLVITTKIFWGGKAETERGLSRKHIIEGLKASLERLQLEYVDVVFANRPDPNTPMEETVRAMTHVINQGMAMYWGTSRWSSMEIMEAYSVARQFNLIPPICEQAEYHMFQREKVEVQLPELFHKIGVGAMTWSPLACGIVSGKYDSGVPPYSRASLKGYQWLKDKILSEEGRRQQAKLKELQAVAERLGCTLPQLAVAWCLRNEGVSSVLLGASNADQLMENIGAIQVLPKLSSSIIHEIDSILGNKPYSKKDYRS from the exons ATGCAGGTGTCCTTCGTGTGCTCGGAGCACAGCCTCAAGGGCCGGGGCCCTGAGGAGCGGCTGGGCCGTCCGGCGaccagcagccccagcctgggcACCCGCGGCCGCTTCCGCGCCGTGGCCATGGTGGCACGGAGCCTGGGACACCTGTCGGTGCAGAGCCTCCCAAGCGCCGGCGACACGGTCGTGAAGCAGCCCGGGATGAAATATAG GAACCTGGGCAAGTCCGGCTTGCGGGTCTCCTGCCTGGGGCTTG GAACATGGGTGACCTTCGGAGGACAAATCACGGATGAG ATGGCAGAGCAGCTAATGACCCTGGCCTACGACAATGGCATCAACCTCTTCGACACCGCGGAAGTCTACGCAGCTGGCAA GGCTGAAGTGGTCCTAGGAAACATCATAAAGAAGAAGGGCTGGAG ACGTTCCAGCCTCGTCATCACCACCAAGATCTTCTGGGGCGGAAA AGCGGAAACCGAGAGGGGCCTTTCCAGAAAGCACATCATAGAAG GTCTGAAAGCTTCTCTGGAGCGGCTGCAGTTGGAGTATGTGGACGTGGTGTTTGCCAACCGCCCAGACCCCAACACACCCATGGAAG AGACCGTGCGCGCCATGACCCACGTGATCAACCAGGGGATGGCCATGTACTGGGGCACATCGCGCTGGAGCTCCATGGAGATCATG GAGGCCTACTCGGTGGCCCGGCAGTTCAACCTGATCCCACCCATCTGCGAGCAGGCCGAGTACCACATGTTCCAGCGCGAGAAGGTGGAGGTGCAGCTGCCGGAGCTGTTCCACAAGATCG GAGTGGGCGCCATGACCTGGTCCCCTCTGGCCTGTGGCATTGTTTCTGGAAAGTATGACAGCGGCGTCCCGCCCTACTCGAGAGCCTCCTTGAAG GGCTACCAATGGCTGAAGGACAAGATCCTGAGTGAGGAAGGTCGGCGCCAGCAGGCTAAGTTGAAGGAGCTGCAGGCCGTCGCCGAGCGCCTGGGCTGTACCCTGCCCCAGCTGGCCGTGG CCTGGTGCCTGAGGAACGAGGGGGTGAGCTCCGTGCTCCTGGGAGCTTCTAACGCAGACCAGCTCATGGAGAACATTGGAGCGATCCAG GTCCTTCCAAAACTGTCATCTTCCATTATCCACGAGATCGATAGTATTTTGGGCAATAAACCCTACAGCAAAAAAGACTACAGATCCTAA